Proteins encoded within one genomic window of Streptomyces sp. NBC_01314:
- a CDS encoding N-acetyltransferase family protein has product MPVPHIRAATADDEDTLGRLDRDSWSTLHSVQDRPTQPYQPFFDERHAPHDHLVAELGGTVVGYVRLALSSDLACHKHVGQIQGLVVAERARGAGVARALLRAVQDEARHRGARRLTLRVLGHNTAARKLYESEGFAVEGILPEEFLLDGAYVDDVLMGRRL; this is encoded by the coding sequence ATGCCCGTTCCGCACATACGCGCCGCGACCGCGGACGACGAGGACACGCTCGGCCGACTCGACCGCGACTCCTGGTCCACGCTGCACTCCGTCCAGGACCGCCCCACGCAGCCGTACCAGCCGTTCTTCGACGAGCGTCACGCCCCCCACGACCACCTGGTCGCAGAACTCGGCGGCACCGTCGTCGGGTACGTCCGTCTCGCGCTGTCCTCCGACCTCGCCTGCCACAAGCACGTCGGCCAGATCCAGGGCCTGGTCGTCGCCGAGCGGGCGCGCGGGGCGGGCGTCGCACGGGCGCTGCTGCGCGCCGTACAGGACGAGGCACGCCACCGTGGCGCCCGGCGGCTCACCCTGCGGGTCCTCGGCCACAACACCGCGGCCAGGAAGCTCTACGAGTCCGAGGGGTTCGCCGTGGAGGGAATCCTGCCGGAGGAGTTCCTGCTCGACGGGGCGTACGTGGACGACGTTCTGATGGGCCGTCGGCTCTGA
- a CDS encoding MarP family serine protease translates to MDVLDILLMLVILAYAASGYRRGLVAGCVSLAGFVGGAAIGVWVLPWMMELVEAGTPAATVTAVLTVLVPGVIGHELAGRLALRLRREIDRSPLRVADGVGGAAANTLAVLIVAWVAASVLGASSSAVVTNSIRNSALLGAVQDTMPETTPAWFSDATSALTEAGFPQVFNPFENEATAEVAKPSGDSVTAAATGAAKRSTVKIEGVAGTQGREGSGFVYATEHVMTNAHVVAGIDDPSVRVGGVGRAYEAKVVLFDPDKDVAVLYVPGLKAPLLRFDDGAKRGDAAVVAGYPEDGGLDLQAATVASRIDATGRNIYNTDSVTRDIYSIRSTVRPGNSGGPLLTTEGQVFGVVFARSTSDAETGYVLTVDEVVPDAERAANATAAVDTGDLVTS, encoded by the coding sequence GTGGACGTGCTCGACATCCTGCTGATGCTGGTGATCCTGGCCTACGCGGCATCGGGTTACCGTCGCGGCCTGGTAGCGGGATGTGTGTCCCTCGCCGGTTTCGTGGGCGGCGCGGCGATAGGCGTCTGGGTACTGCCCTGGATGATGGAGCTGGTGGAGGCGGGCACCCCGGCGGCGACGGTCACGGCGGTGCTGACGGTACTGGTGCCGGGGGTGATCGGGCACGAGCTGGCGGGCCGGCTGGCGCTGCGGCTGCGCCGGGAGATCGACCGCAGTCCGCTGCGGGTGGCCGACGGCGTCGGCGGGGCGGCGGCCAACACGCTCGCCGTGCTCATCGTGGCGTGGGTGGCCGCGAGCGTCCTCGGGGCGTCCTCGTCGGCGGTGGTGACCAACTCGATCCGTAACTCGGCGCTGCTCGGCGCCGTGCAGGACACCATGCCGGAGACCACCCCGGCCTGGTTCTCGGACGCCACCTCCGCGCTCACCGAGGCGGGCTTCCCGCAGGTCTTCAACCCGTTCGAGAACGAGGCGACGGCCGAGGTCGCCAAGCCCTCCGGCGACAGCGTCACCGCGGCCGCGACCGGCGCCGCCAAGCGGAGCACGGTGAAGATCGAGGGCGTCGCGGGCACCCAGGGCCGCGAGGGCAGCGGTTTCGTGTACGCCACCGAGCACGTGATGACCAACGCCCATGTGGTGGCGGGCATCGACGATCCGAGCGTGCGGGTGGGCGGCGTGGGCAGGGCGTACGAGGCGAAGGTCGTGCTCTTCGACCCCGACAAGGACGTGGCGGTCCTCTACGTCCCGGGGCTGAAGGCCCCGCTGCTGCGCTTCGACGACGGCGCCAAGCGCGGTGACGCGGCGGTCGTGGCCGGTTATCCGGAGGACGGCGGCCTCGACCTCCAGGCGGCCACGGTCGCCAGCCGTATCGACGCGACCGGCCGGAACATCTACAACACCGACTCGGTGACCCGCGACATCTACTCCATCCGCTCCACCGTCCGCCCCGGCAACTCCGGCGGCCCGCTCCTCACCACCGAGGGCCAGGTCTTCGGCGTCGTCTTCGCCCGCTCCACCTCCGACGCGGAGACGGGTTACGTCCTCACCGTGGACGAGGTCGTCCCGGACGCGGAGCGCGCGGCGAACGCGACGGCGGCGGTGGACACGGGCGACCTCGTGACGTCATGA
- a CDS encoding peptidoglycan recognition protein, whose product MLLACLPGLAAVLALVICVIGVDRTGPRSDRSEAARPAPHQAPRPPIVPRARWLELEKEPPSQPPARYDDEVVAVFVHHTDSPNGYDCADAPHIIRHLYAGQTGAKNWDDIGYNFVVDRCGTIYEGRAGGVDRPVTGAHTQGFNHRTTGIAALGTFTAGVPVPQAMTDAIAALAAWKLGLSDSDPRGSVKLTSSNSLSRYAAGTTALLPTLAGHSDGYMTSCPGAALAERLPAIRELAARLQGRR is encoded by the coding sequence CTGCTGCTGGCCTGTCTGCCCGGACTGGCGGCCGTCCTGGCACTGGTGATCTGCGTGATCGGTGTGGACCGTACGGGGCCCCGCTCGGACCGGTCCGAGGCCGCCCGGCCCGCGCCGCACCAGGCGCCCCGGCCGCCCATCGTGCCCAGGGCCCGCTGGCTGGAGCTGGAGAAGGAGCCACCCAGCCAGCCGCCCGCCCGCTACGACGACGAGGTCGTTGCCGTCTTCGTCCACCACACGGACTCGCCCAACGGCTACGACTGCGCCGACGCGCCCCACATCATCCGCCACCTGTACGCCGGCCAGACCGGCGCGAAGAACTGGGACGACATCGGCTACAACTTCGTCGTCGACCGCTGCGGCACCATCTACGAGGGCCGCGCGGGCGGCGTCGACCGCCCCGTCACAGGCGCTCACACCCAGGGCTTCAACCACCGCACCACCGGCATCGCCGCCCTCGGTACCTTCACCGCCGGCGTCCCCGTCCCCCAGGCCATGACCGACGCGATCGCCGCCCTCGCCGCCTGGAAACTCGGCCTCTCCGACAGCGACCCCCGCGGCAGCGTCAAGCTCACCTCCAGCAACAGCCTCAGCCGCTACGCCGCCGGCACCACCGCCCTGCTGCCCACCCTCGCGGGCCACAGCGACGGCTACATGACCAGCTGCCCGGGCGCGGCCCTCGCGGAACGCCTGCCCGCGATCAGGGAGCTGGCGGCACGCCTCCAGGGACGGCGTTGA
- a CDS encoding DUF4240 domain-containing protein gives MDETEFWELVDTAREDAEGDPEDQADLLVERLGRLDPEAVLDFARHFESRYNRAYTWDLWGAAWVLLGGASDDAFDFFRCWLIGQGREVFEGAVHDPDSLAGLLDDFDEEIDGDGEELGFAADEAYEQLTGVVAPDLGIPPPPGEPEGAPVDFENESALAERCPKLWERFRTQG, from the coding sequence ATGGACGAGACGGAGTTCTGGGAGTTGGTGGACACGGCCCGCGAGGACGCCGAGGGCGATCCCGAGGACCAGGCCGACCTGCTCGTGGAACGGCTCGGCCGACTGGACCCGGAGGCGGTGCTGGACTTCGCCCGGCACTTCGAGTCCCGTTACAACCGCGCCTACACCTGGGACCTCTGGGGCGCCGCCTGGGTGCTGCTCGGCGGAGCCAGCGACGACGCGTTCGACTTCTTCCGGTGCTGGCTGATCGGCCAGGGCCGGGAGGTCTTCGAGGGGGCGGTGCACGACCCCGACTCGCTCGCCGGTCTGCTGGACGACTTCGACGAGGAGATCGACGGGGACGGTGAGGAGCTGGGCTTCGCCGCGGACGAGGCGTACGAGCAGCTCACCGGTGTCGTCGCCCCGGATCTCGGCATCCCGCCCCCGCCCGGCGAACCCGAGGGCGCCCCCGTCGACTTCGAGAACGAGTCCGCGCTCGCGGAGCGCTGCCCGAAGCTCTGGGAGCGTTTCCGGACCCAGGGCTGA
- a CDS encoding helix-turn-helix transcriptional regulator, whose product MRAARLIKMVLLLQSRPSMTAAELARELEVSERTVTRDAQALSEAGVPVYADRGRAGGYRLIGGYRTRLTGLARSEAEALFLSGVPGALREMGWEDAACAARLKVSAALSPSLGDASRTASQRFHLDAPSWFAEPKTPELLPAVADAVWDDRRIVARYRRGDGEVGRELEPYGLVLKAGVWYLCARVPRADDGTASFRTYRIDRFLSVDAGGDRFTRDEEFDLPAYWDGQTERFARSILHAEVVVRLSAEGVRRLPHVVDPVSARDALTAGDTPDEHGRTTVTLRVESENVAHAQLTGLGPEAEVLAPESLRERFAGDARRLAGLYATP is encoded by the coding sequence ATGCGTGCCGCCCGGCTGATCAAGATGGTGTTGTTGCTCCAGTCCCGGCCCTCCATGACCGCAGCCGAACTCGCGCGGGAGCTGGAGGTGTCCGAGCGGACCGTCACACGGGACGCCCAGGCGCTGTCGGAGGCGGGGGTCCCGGTGTACGCGGACCGGGGGCGGGCCGGGGGGTACCGGCTGATCGGCGGATACCGGACGCGGCTGACGGGGCTGGCCCGGAGCGAGGCCGAGGCGCTGTTCCTCAGTGGTGTGCCCGGGGCGCTGCGGGAGATGGGTTGGGAGGACGCGGCCTGCGCCGCCCGGCTGAAGGTCTCGGCGGCCTTGTCGCCCTCCCTCGGCGATGCCTCCCGTACGGCCTCCCAGCGGTTCCACCTCGACGCACCGAGCTGGTTCGCGGAGCCGAAGACCCCTGAGCTGCTGCCCGCCGTGGCGGACGCGGTGTGGGACGACCGCCGGATCGTCGCGCGGTACCGCAGGGGTGACGGCGAGGTCGGGCGCGAGCTGGAGCCGTACGGTCTCGTCCTCAAGGCAGGCGTCTGGTACCTGTGCGCCCGTGTCCCCCGCGCCGACGACGGCACCGCCTCCTTCAGGACCTACCGCATCGACCGCTTCCTCTCCGTCGACGCCGGCGGCGACCGCTTCACCCGCGACGAGGAGTTCGATCTGCCGGCCTACTGGGACGGGCAGACGGAACGGTTCGCCCGGTCGATCCTGCACGCCGAGGTCGTCGTACGACTTTCGGCCGAGGGGGTGCGGAGGCTGCCGCACGTCGTGGATCCCGTCTCGGCGCGTGACGCCCTGACGGCGGGCGACACCCCCGACGAGCACGGCCGGACGACCGTCACGCTCCGGGTCGAGTCGGAGAATGTGGCGCACGCCCAGCTCACGGGGCTGGGGCCGGAGGCCGAGGTGCTGGCCCCCGAGAGCCTGCGGGAGCGCTTCGCGGGCGACGCGCGCCGGCTCGCCGGGCTGTACGCGACGCCTTGA
- the aceE gene encoding pyruvate dehydrogenase (acetyl-transferring), homodimeric type yields the protein MTDSHAIQPSALDQLPDRDPEETAEWQASLDAVTKAAGPHRAAYLMRRTLERAEGNGIALPKLLETDYVNTIPTAAEPGVPGDEAIERRITAWNRWNAAAMVTRGSKYGVGGHIATFASAAWLYETGFNHFFKGKEADGSGDQLYIQGHASPGIYARAFLDGRLNESQLDNFRRESGGNGLPSYPHPRRLPWLWEFPTVSMGLGPLSAIYQARFNRYLTSRGIKDVSDSHVWAFLGDGEMDEPESTAALALASREGLDNLTFVINCNLQRLDGPVRANFKIVQELEAQFRGAGWNVVKSLWGSAWDELFRLDTTGALVRRLREVPDAQVQTYQTRDAAYIRQDFFGKDPALVEMAKLLSDDKIVECFHLSRGGHESRKVYAAYKAAVEFKGAPTVILAQTVKGFTLGEGFASKNANHQMKKLSVDEFKQMRDLLELPIRDSDFVDGVVPYGHPGADSAEVRYLQERRATLGGPAPARRTHALAPLPAAADKTFAAFDKGSGSQNVATTMAFVRLIKDLVRDKQTGRRWVPIVPDEARTFGMESLFPSLGIYSPKGQTYEPVDRDQLMYYKEAKDGQILNEGITEAGSMADFIAASTAYSTHGEAMIPFYIFYSMFGWQRTADQMWQLGDQLGRGFLVGATAGRTTLTGEGLQHADGHSPVIAATNPAALTYDPAFAYEVAAIVKDGLRRMYGEAAPGEDQNVFYYLTVYNEPMPQPAKPAVAGVDEGIVKGLYRFNTAESAGLSPVANAPRVQLLGSGTAIHWALQAQRLLTEEWGVAADVWSATSWSELRRDALEADAALLRGEERLPYVRQALQGAEGPVLAVSDYMRQVPDQIAQWVEQDYSSLGADGFGISDTREAARRHFGVDAESVVVAALAQLARRGEVKATAVKEARERYGL from the coding sequence ATGACCGACTCCCACGCCATCCAGCCGAGCGCGCTCGACCAGCTCCCCGACCGCGATCCGGAGGAGACCGCCGAATGGCAGGCCTCGCTGGACGCCGTCACCAAGGCGGCCGGGCCGCACCGCGCGGCGTACCTGATGCGGCGCACCCTGGAGCGTGCGGAGGGCAACGGCATCGCGCTGCCCAAGCTGCTCGAGACGGACTACGTCAACACCATCCCGACCGCCGCCGAGCCGGGCGTGCCCGGTGACGAGGCGATCGAGCGCCGTATCACCGCGTGGAACCGCTGGAACGCGGCCGCGATGGTCACCCGTGGCTCCAAATACGGCGTCGGCGGCCACATCGCCACCTTCGCCTCCGCCGCCTGGCTCTACGAGACGGGCTTCAACCACTTCTTCAAGGGCAAGGAGGCCGACGGCTCGGGCGACCAGCTCTACATCCAGGGCCACGCCTCCCCCGGCATCTACGCCCGCGCCTTCCTCGACGGCCGGCTGAACGAGTCCCAGCTGGACAACTTCCGCCGCGAGTCCGGCGGCAACGGCCTCCCGTCGTACCCGCACCCCCGCCGCCTGCCCTGGCTGTGGGAGTTCCCGACGGTGTCGATGGGCCTCGGCCCGCTGTCCGCCATCTACCAGGCGCGCTTCAACCGCTATCTCACCAGCCGCGGCATCAAGGACGTCTCCGACTCCCACGTCTGGGCGTTCCTCGGCGACGGCGAGATGGACGAGCCGGAGTCGACGGCGGCACTCGCTCTGGCCTCCCGTGAGGGTCTCGACAACCTCACCTTCGTCATCAACTGCAACCTGCAGCGCCTCGACGGCCCGGTCCGCGCGAACTTCAAGATCGTGCAGGAGCTGGAGGCCCAGTTCCGCGGCGCCGGCTGGAACGTCGTCAAGTCGCTCTGGGGCTCGGCCTGGGACGAGCTGTTCCGGCTCGACACCACGGGCGCGCTCGTACGCCGCCTGCGCGAGGTACCCGACGCGCAGGTGCAGACGTACCAGACCCGTGACGCCGCCTACATCCGCCAGGACTTCTTCGGCAAGGACCCCGCACTCGTCGAGATGGCGAAGCTGCTGAGCGACGACAAGATCGTCGAGTGTTTCCACCTGTCCCGCGGTGGTCACGAGTCGCGCAAGGTGTACGCCGCCTACAAGGCCGCCGTCGAGTTCAAGGGCGCGCCGACCGTCATCCTGGCCCAGACCGTCAAGGGCTTCACGCTCGGTGAGGGCTTCGCGTCGAAGAACGCCAACCACCAGATGAAGAAGCTGTCGGTGGACGAGTTCAAGCAGATGCGGGACCTGCTCGAACTCCCCATCAGGGACAGCGACTTCGTCGACGGGGTCGTGCCCTACGGCCACCCGGGCGCCGACTCCGCCGAGGTCCGCTACCTCCAGGAGCGCCGCGCCACCCTCGGCGGTCCGGCCCCGGCCCGCCGTACGCACGCGCTCGCCCCGCTGCCGGCCGCCGCCGACAAGACCTTCGCCGCCTTCGACAAGGGCTCCGGCTCGCAGAACGTGGCGACGACCATGGCCTTCGTCCGGCTGATCAAGGACCTGGTCCGCGACAAGCAGACCGGCAGGCGCTGGGTGCCGATCGTCCCCGACGAAGCGCGCACCTTCGGCATGGAGTCGCTCTTCCCGTCCCTCGGGATCTACTCCCCCAAGGGCCAGACGTACGAGCCGGTCGACCGCGACCAGCTGATGTACTACAAGGAGGCCAAGGACGGCCAGATCCTCAACGAGGGGATCACCGAGGCCGGTTCCATGGCGGACTTCATCGCCGCGTCCACCGCGTACTCCACGCACGGTGAGGCGATGATCCCGTTCTACATCTTCTACTCGATGTTCGGCTGGCAGCGCACGGCCGACCAGATGTGGCAGCTCGGCGACCAGCTCGGCCGCGGCTTCCTCGTCGGCGCGACGGCCGGCCGTACGACCCTGACGGGCGAGGGCCTCCAGCACGCCGACGGCCACTCCCCGGTGATCGCGGCGACGAACCCGGCGGCGCTGACGTACGACCCGGCGTTCGCGTACGAGGTCGCGGCGATCGTCAAGGACGGTCTGCGCCGGATGTACGGCGAGGCGGCCCCGGGTGAGGACCAGAACGTCTTCTACTACCTGACCGTCTACAACGAGCCGATGCCGCAGCCCGCGAAGCCGGCCGTCGCGGGTGTGGACGAGGGCATCGTCAAGGGCCTGTACCGCTTCAACACGGCCGAGTCGGCGGGGCTGTCCCCGGTGGCGAACGCCCCGCGCGTCCAGCTGCTCGGCTCCGGCACGGCGATCCACTGGGCCCTTCAGGCACAGAGACTCCTCACGGAGGAGTGGGGCGTGGCGGCGGACGTCTGGTCCGCGACCTCCTGGAGCGAGCTGCGCCGGGACGCGCTGGAGGCGGATGCGGCGCTGCTGCGGGGTGAGGAGCGGCTGCCGTACGTCCGTCAGGCGCTGCAGGGTGCCGAGGGGCCGGTGTTGGCGGTCTCCGACTACATGCGGCAGGTTCCCGACCAGATCGCGCAGTGGGTCGAGCAGGACTACTCCTCGCTCGGTGCCGACGGCTTCGGTATCTCCGACACCCGTGAGGCGGCCCGCCGTCACTTCGGCGTCGACGCCGAGTCCGTGGTCGTGGCCGCCCTCGCCCAACTCGCCCGCCGCGGCGAGGTCAAGGCGACGGCGGTGAAGGAGGCGCGGGAGCGGTACGGGCTGTGA
- a CDS encoding GntR family transcriptional regulator, which yields MTTAPVVHSLREQIREHIVEGIVSGRWKPGERIVERRIATELEVSQTPVREALRELESLRLIESAPNKGVRVRNLTAADLEESYPVRAGLEAIAAELAAERLAEDCSALEPHVAALYEADRNADGTSQVRHTVAFHRELVRAADNSVLLHTWEGLGIEVFTALSIRWLGTVQQSYAEEHEELVAAFRRRDPRIADLVKSHVLGCAPHTDDESA from the coding sequence ATGACCACCGCGCCCGTCGTCCACTCGCTGCGCGAACAGATCCGCGAGCACATCGTGGAGGGGATCGTGAGCGGGCGGTGGAAGCCGGGCGAGCGGATCGTGGAGCGGCGGATCGCGACGGAGCTGGAGGTCAGCCAGACTCCCGTGCGGGAGGCGCTGCGCGAGCTGGAGTCGCTGCGGCTGATCGAATCCGCGCCGAACAAGGGCGTACGGGTGCGGAATCTGACCGCCGCCGACCTGGAGGAGAGCTACCCGGTGCGGGCCGGCCTGGAGGCGATCGCGGCGGAGCTGGCGGCGGAGCGGCTGGCCGAGGACTGCTCGGCGCTGGAGCCCCATGTGGCCGCGCTGTACGAGGCGGACCGCAACGCCGACGGCACGTCGCAGGTGCGGCACACGGTGGCGTTCCACCGCGAGCTGGTGCGGGCGGCCGACAACTCGGTGCTGCTGCACACCTGGGAGGGCCTGGGCATCGAGGTCTTCACGGCGCTCAGCATCCGCTGGCTGGGCACGGTGCAGCAGTCCTATGCCGAGGAGCACGAGGAGCTGGTCGCGGCGTTCCGTCGCCGCGACCCGCGGATCGCGGACCTGGTCAAGTCCCACGTCCTGGGCTGCGCCCCGCACACGGACGACGAGTCGGCCTAG
- the sucB gene encoding 2-oxoglutarate dehydrogenase, E2 component, dihydrolipoamide succinyltransferase, which yields MAVSVTLPALGESVTEGTVTRWLKAEGERVEADEPLLEVSTDKVDTEIPSPVAGILASIKVAEDETVEVGAELALIDDGTGVPAATPAPAAEEAPAPAPEPAAAAPSTEQAAPAPAPTAEAATGAGSAEGTDVVLPALGESVTEGTVTRWLKEVGDSVEADEPLLEVSTDKVDTEIPAPTSGVLLEITVAEDETAEVGAKLAVIGAPGAAPAAAPAPAAPAPAPAAAAPAAPAAPAPAAPAPAPAAAAPAAPAPAPAPVTPPPAAAAPAASAAAKATDEGAYVTPLVRKLAAENGVDLGTVKGTGVGGRIRKQDVVAAAEAAKAAAAAPAPVAAAPAAKKAPSLEASPLRGQTIKMPRIRKVIGDNMVKALHEQAQLSSVVEVDVTRLMRLRARAKDSFAAREGVKLSPMPFFVKAAAQALKAHAPINARINEGEGTITYFDAENIGIAVDSEKGLMTPVIKDAGDLNIAGIAKATADLAGKVRANKITPDELSGATFTISNTGSRGALFDTIIVPPNQVAILGIGATVKRPAVIETEEGTVIGVRDMTYLTLSYDHRLVDGADAARYLTAVKAILEAGEFEVELGL from the coding sequence ATGGCGGTTTCCGTAACCCTTCCGGCGCTCGGCGAGAGCGTCACCGAGGGCACCGTCACCCGCTGGCTCAAGGCCGAGGGTGAGCGTGTAGAGGCCGACGAGCCGCTGCTCGAGGTGTCGACCGACAAGGTCGACACCGAGATCCCCTCCCCCGTCGCAGGCATCCTGGCGTCCATCAAGGTCGCCGAGGACGAGACGGTCGAGGTCGGCGCCGAGCTGGCTCTGATCGACGACGGCACGGGCGTGCCCGCCGCCACCCCGGCCCCCGCGGCCGAGGAGGCGCCGGCCCCGGCCCCCGAGCCCGCCGCTGCCGCGCCCTCCACCGAGCAGGCCGCCCCCGCGCCGGCCCCGACCGCCGAGGCCGCTACCGGCGCCGGCTCCGCCGAGGGCACCGACGTGGTCCTCCCGGCGCTCGGTGAGTCCGTCACCGAGGGCACTGTCACCCGCTGGCTCAAGGAGGTCGGCGACTCCGTCGAGGCCGACGAGCCGCTGCTCGAGGTCTCCACGGACAAGGTCGACACCGAGATCCCGGCGCCCACCTCCGGTGTGCTCCTGGAGATCACGGTCGCCGAGGACGAGACCGCCGAGGTCGGCGCCAAGCTGGCCGTCATCGGCGCCCCGGGTGCCGCTCCGGCGGCTGCTCCGGCTCCGGCCGCACCGGCTCCGGCGCCCGCCGCCGCTGCCCCGGCCGCCCCCGCGGCTCCGGCTCCGGCCGCTCCGGCCCCGGCGCCCGCCGCCGCTGCTCCGGCCGCACCGGCTCCCGCGCCGGCCCCGGTCACCCCGCCTCCGGCCGCTGCCGCCCCGGCCGCGTCCGCCGCCGCCAAGGCGACCGACGAGGGCGCGTACGTCACCCCGCTGGTGCGCAAGCTCGCCGCCGAGAACGGCGTCGACCTGGGCACAGTCAAGGGCACCGGCGTCGGCGGCCGTATCCGCAAGCAGGACGTCGTCGCCGCCGCCGAGGCCGCGAAGGCCGCTGCCGCCGCTCCGGCGCCGGTCGCCGCCGCTCCGGCCGCCAAGAAGGCGCCGTCCCTGGAGGCCTCGCCCCTGCGTGGCCAGACCATCAAGATGCCGCGCATCCGCAAGGTCATCGGCGACAACATGGTCAAGGCGCTGCACGAGCAGGCCCAGCTGTCGTCGGTCGTCGAGGTCGACGTCACCCGTCTGATGAGGCTGCGCGCCCGGGCCAAGGACTCCTTCGCGGCCCGCGAGGGCGTGAAGCTCTCCCCGATGCCGTTCTTCGTCAAGGCCGCGGCCCAGGCGCTGAAGGCGCACGCGCCCATCAACGCCCGGATCAACGAGGGCGAGGGCACGATCACCTACTTCGACGCCGAGAACATCGGTATCGCGGTGGACTCCGAGAAGGGCCTGATGACCCCGGTCATCAAGGACGCGGGCGACCTCAACATCGCCGGCATCGCCAAGGCCACCGCCGATCTGGCGGGCAAGGTCCGGGCCAACAAGATCACGCCGGACGAGCTCTCCGGCGCGACCTTCACCATCTCCAACACCGGTTCGCGCGGCGCGCTCTTCGACACGATCATCGTGCCGCCGAACCAGGTCGCGATCCTCGGTATCGGCGCCACGGTCAAGCGCCCCGCCGTGATCGAGACGGAGGAGGGCACGGTCATCGGCGTCCGCGACATGACGTACCTGACCCTCTCCTACGACCACCGTCTGGTCGACGGCGCCGACGCGGCCCGTTACCTGACGGCCGTCAAGGCGATCCTGGAGGCGGGCGAGTTCGAGGTCGAGCTCGGCCTGTGA
- the lpdA gene encoding dihydrolipoyl dehydrogenase, producing the protein MANDASTVFDLVILGGGSGGYAAALRGAQLGLDVALIEKDKVGGTCLHRGCIPTKALLHAGEIADQARESEQFGVKATFEGIDVPAVHKYKDGVISGLYKGLQGLIASRKITYIEGEGRLSSPTSVDVNGQRVQGRHVLLATGSVPKSLPGLEIDGNRIISSDHALVLDRVPKSAIVLGGGVIGVEFASAWKSFGTDITIIEGLKHLAPLEDENSSKLLERAFRKRGIKFNLGTFFSKAEYTQDGVKVTLADGKEFEAELLLVAVGRGPVSAGLGYEEQGVALDRGYVLVDEYMRTNVPTISAVGDLVPTLQLAHVGFAEGILVAERLAGLKAVPIDYDGVPRVTYCHPEVASVGITEAKAKEIYGADKVVALKYNLAGNGKSKILNTSGEIKLVQVKDGAVVGVHMVGDRMGEQVGEAQLIYNWEALPAEVAQLIHAHPTQNEALGEAHLALAGKPLHSHD; encoded by the coding sequence GTGGCGAACGACGCCAGCACCGTTTTCGACCTAGTGATCCTCGGTGGTGGTAGCGGTGGTTACGCCGCGGCCCTGCGCGGGGCTCAGCTGGGCCTGGACGTCGCCCTGATCGAGAAGGACAAGGTCGGCGGCACCTGCCTGCACCGGGGATGCATTCCCACGAAGGCCCTGCTCCACGCGGGCGAGATCGCCGACCAGGCCCGCGAGAGCGAGCAGTTCGGTGTGAAGGCCACCTTCGAGGGCATCGACGTCCCCGCCGTGCACAAGTACAAGGACGGCGTGATCTCCGGCCTGTACAAGGGTCTGCAGGGGCTCATCGCCTCCCGCAAGATCACCTACATCGAGGGTGAGGGCCGCCTCTCCTCCCCCACCTCCGTCGACGTCAACGGCCAGCGCGTCCAGGGCCGTCACGTCCTGCTGGCGACCGGCTCCGTGCCGAAGTCGCTGCCGGGCCTGGAGATCGACGGCAACCGAATCATCTCCTCGGACCACGCCCTCGTCCTGGACCGGGTGCCGAAGTCGGCGATCGTCCTCGGCGGCGGTGTCATCGGCGTCGAGTTCGCCTCCGCCTGGAAGTCCTTCGGCACCGACATCACGATCATCGAGGGCCTGAAGCACCTCGCCCCGCTCGAGGACGAGAACTCCTCCAAGCTTCTTGAGCGCGCCTTCCGCAAGCGCGGCATCAAGTTCAACCTGGGCACCTTCTTCTCGAAGGCCGAGTACACCCAGGACGGTGTCAAGGTCACGCTCGCCGACGGCAAGGAGTTCGAGGCCGAGCTGCTGCTGGTGGCCGTCGGCCGCGGGCCCGTCTCCGCCGGTCTCGGCTACGAGGAGCAGGGCGTCGCCCTGGACCGCGGCTACGTCCTTGTCGACGAGTACATGCGGACGAACGTCCCGACCATCTCCGCCGTCGGTGACCTGGTCCCGACGCTCCAGCTCGCGCACGTCGGCTTCGCCGAGGGCATCCTGGTGGCGGAGCGTCTGGCCGGCCTGAAGGCCGTTCCGATCGACTACGACGGTGTCCCCCGGGTGACGTACTGCCACCCCGAGGTCGCCTCCGTGGGCATCACCGAGGCCAAGGCCAAGGAGATCTACGGTGCGGACAAGGTCGTCGCTCTGAAGTACAACCTCGCGGGCAACGGCAAGAGCAAGATCCTGAACACCTCGGGCGAGATCAAGCTCGTCCAGGTCAAGGACGGTGCCGTGGTCGGCGTCCACATGGTCGGCGACCGCATGGGCGAGCAGGTCGGCGAGGCCCAGCTGATCTACAACTGGGAAGCGCTCCCCGCCGAGGTCGCCCAGCTCATCCACGCCCACCCGACGCAGAACGAGGCGCTCGGCGAGGCCCACCTGGCCCTCGCGGGCAAGCCGCTGCACTCGCACGACTGA